A single window of Herpetosiphonaceae bacterium DNA harbors:
- a CDS encoding DUF1622 domain-containing protein, translating to MRRWILTLWMLLLLGLSGCSFGDLSVATEPSTVERQEPTGGAAVEERSCASVPGACATEDLLTTIVTYLTLFAELCGAFVIGVAVIRAIWRFLPYIFTGGANDEYKEDIRLQLGKSLSLALEFELGADILKTAVAPTLPIIAQLAAIIVLRTLLNYFLERELQQAERRRSDHPQPERAVPRESRA from the coding sequence ATGCGTCGCTGGATACTCACACTCTGGATGCTGCTCCTGCTCGGTCTTAGCGGCTGTAGCTTTGGCGATCTCAGCGTAGCCACGGAGCCTTCGACCGTCGAGCGCCAGGAGCCGACCGGAGGAGCTGCCGTCGAGGAGCGAAGCTGCGCGAGCGTGCCCGGCGCGTGCGCTACCGAGGATCTGCTGACGACGATCGTGACGTACCTGACGCTGTTTGCCGAGCTCTGCGGCGCGTTCGTGATCGGAGTGGCGGTGATTCGGGCGATCTGGAGATTCCTGCCCTACATCTTCACCGGGGGAGCTAACGACGAGTACAAAGAAGACATTCGGCTCCAGCTTGGCAAATCGCTGTCGCTGGCGCTCGAATTCGAGCTGGGCGCGGACATCCTCAAAACTGCGGTCGCGCCCACGCTGCCGATCATCGCGCAGCTCGCGGCGATCATCGTGCTGCGAACGCTGCTCAACTATTTTCTTGAGCGCGAGCTCCAGCAGGCCGAGCGGCGTCGCTCCGACCATCCGCAGCCTGAGCGAGCAGTGCCGCGCGAGTCGCGAGCATAG
- a CDS encoding NAD(+)/NADH kinase — MQRVGIFYNPQSSPTERIAAELDRWLKQHNVVTWCGVEPDGAADTLMSYDLLVCLGGDGTVLRAASLAIPAQVPMLPVALGHLSFMAEVTPEELYPSMERVLAGDCWIEERALAEAVVSRAEHAPERYVAMNEVLVGRGDLARVIAIAVEVDDIPMTTYHADGVLVATATGSTAYGLAAGGPVLDPRSRALVLVPIAAHLHNVPSLVLHENAHLDLHVVSKYPAALAIDGRINEPLHPGDTVAVQRAQEVARFARVRPPSYFYQTLTKRLRREL; from the coding sequence ATGCAGCGAGTCGGCATTTTCTACAATCCACAGTCATCGCCCACTGAGCGCATTGCGGCGGAACTGGACCGCTGGCTCAAGCAGCACAATGTCGTAACGTGGTGCGGCGTCGAGCCCGATGGCGCAGCCGATACGCTCATGAGCTACGATCTGCTCGTCTGTCTGGGCGGCGACGGCACGGTGCTGCGCGCGGCTAGCCTCGCGATTCCGGCCCAGGTGCCGATGCTGCCCGTCGCGCTCGGCCACCTCAGCTTCATGGCCGAGGTGACACCAGAGGAGCTGTATCCGAGCATGGAGCGTGTCCTGGCGGGCGATTGCTGGATCGAAGAGCGGGCGCTGGCGGAGGCGGTCGTCTCTCGCGCCGAGCACGCGCCGGAGCGCTATGTTGCCATGAACGAGGTGCTGGTCGGGCGCGGCGACCTCGCGCGCGTGATCGCGATTGCGGTGGAAGTCGATGATATTCCGATGACGACGTATCACGCCGATGGCGTGCTGGTTGCTACGGCGACCGGCTCAACCGCCTACGGGCTGGCGGCAGGTGGTCCGGTGCTCGATCCGCGCTCCCGCGCCCTGGTGCTGGTGCCGATCGCCGCGCATCTGCATAACGTTCCCTCGCTGGTGCTGCACGAGAACGCGCATCTCGATCTGCACGTAGTCTCGAAATACCCGGCGGCGCTTGCGATCGACGGGCGGATCAACGAGCCGCTGCATCCCGGCGACACGGTCGCGGTGCAGCGCGCGCAGGAGGTGGCCCGCTTCGCCAGAGTGCGACCGCCGAGCTATTTTTATCAGACGTTGACCAAACGGTTACGGCGCGAATTATGA
- a CDS encoding alpha/beta fold hydrolase — protein sequence MTVLRHYKHFRYVLPVSGALLAGMVGVAAYTAHHISGRRRRNLGDFTFSPWEVQVRHEQISFVTEDGVTIRGWWFARPDTRRVIVGCTGHRGTKADLLGIGSGLWRSGNNVLLFDYRGCGESDHALQSLAHHELRDARAAIGYAQERVDDARIGIIGYSMGAAVAIQVAAADPSIRAVVADSPFATMRDVVAYAFQRRRVPTRPTIELTDALTRLRYGYRFHAVRPLDVVGQIAPRPLLIIHGTADTTTPVEHGRWLYDAANEPKELWLLEGVTHCGAYFVDRPAYVARVAAFFARALGEDE from the coding sequence ATGACAGTGTTGCGACATTACAAGCATTTTCGTTACGTGCTGCCCGTGAGCGGCGCGCTGCTGGCTGGGATGGTCGGTGTGGCGGCGTATACCGCGCATCATATCAGCGGACGTCGTCGCCGCAATCTGGGTGACTTCACGTTCTCGCCGTGGGAGGTCCAGGTTCGGCACGAGCAGATCAGCTTCGTCACCGAGGACGGCGTGACGATCCGAGGCTGGTGGTTTGCGCGGCCCGACACGCGGCGGGTGATCGTGGGCTGTACGGGGCACCGTGGCACCAAGGCCGATCTGCTGGGGATCGGATCGGGCCTGTGGCGCTCCGGAAATAACGTGCTGCTCTTCGACTATCGCGGCTGCGGCGAGAGCGATCACGCGCTCCAGTCGCTGGCGCACCACGAGCTACGCGACGCGCGGGCGGCGATCGGCTATGCCCAGGAGCGCGTTGACGACGCGCGCATCGGCATCATCGGCTACTCGATGGGCGCGGCGGTTGCGATTCAGGTCGCGGCTGCCGATCCGTCGATCCGCGCAGTGGTAGCCGACTCGCCCTTCGCGACGATGCGCGATGTGGTAGCCTATGCGTTCCAGCGCCGCCGCGTCCCGACTCGTCCGACGATTGAGCTGACGGATGCGCTGACTCGCCTGCGCTACGGCTACCGCTTCCATGCTGTGCGTCCGCTGGATGTCGTGGGGCAGATCGCGCCGCGTCCGCTGCTGATCATCCACGGCACGGCGGATACGACCACGCCGGTCGAGCATGGCCGCTGGCTGTACGACGCGGCAAACGAGCCCAAGGAGCTGTGGCTCTTGGAGGGCGTGACGCACTGCGGCGCGTACTTTGTCGATCGTCCGGCGTATGTGGCGCGCGTGGCGGCGTTTTTTGCCAGGGCGCTCGGCGAGGACGAGTAA
- the trmD gene encoding tRNA (guanosine(37)-N1)-methyltransferase TrmD — translation MRFDILTLFPAMFTGPLTESILKRAQQAGQLEVVLHDIRRYAVDRHKSADDYPFGGGAGMVMKPEVVYQAIADVLGYGEQARAERDVLIPPPDHAPVISMSPAGERFTQRIAEELAHYPRLVLVCGHYEGIDERVRECCIDRELSIGDYVLTGGELAAMVIVDAVARLQPGVLAAASTAEESHSDHLLEYPHYTRPAVWRGQPIPEVLLSGHHANVARWRHEQRLLRTLQRRPDLLEHARLSDRDREYLQQHGWSTSATKDNEHIP, via the coding sequence ATGCGCTTTGATATTCTAACGCTCTTCCCGGCGATGTTCACCGGCCCGCTGACCGAAAGCATTTTGAAGCGGGCGCAGCAGGCGGGGCAGCTTGAGGTTGTGCTGCACGATATTCGTCGGTACGCCGTGGATCGCCACAAATCGGCGGATGACTATCCGTTCGGCGGCGGCGCGGGCATGGTGATGAAGCCCGAAGTGGTGTATCAGGCGATTGCCGATGTGCTGGGCTATGGCGAGCAGGCGCGCGCGGAGCGCGACGTGCTGATCCCGCCGCCCGATCATGCGCCGGTGATCTCGATGTCTCCGGCGGGCGAGCGCTTCACGCAGCGGATCGCGGAGGAGCTGGCGCACTATCCGCGTCTGGTGCTGGTTTGCGGCCACTACGAGGGCATCGACGAGCGTGTGCGCGAGTGCTGCATCGACCGCGAGCTGAGCATCGGCGATTACGTGCTGACCGGCGGCGAGCTGGCGGCGATGGTGATCGTGGATGCCGTGGCGCGCTTGCAGCCCGGTGTGCTGGCGGCAGCCTCCACGGCGGAGGAGTCGCACAGCGATCATCTGCTGGAATATCCGCACTACACCCGTCCCGCCGTGTGGCGCGGGCAGCCGATCCCGGAGGTGCTGCTGTCGGGGCATCATGCCAACGTGGCGCGCTGGCGGCACGAGCAGCGGCTCCTGCGCACCCTCCAGCGCCGCCCCGATCTGCTTGAGCATGCCCGGCTCTCCGATCGCGATCGGGAGTACTTGCAACAGCACGGCTGGAGTACCAGCGCGACGAAGGATAACGAGCATATTCCATAA
- a CDS encoding polymer-forming cytoskeletal protein — protein MGTTKKPAAAPVVATGRSETSIGANTSIAGSLKCEGNMRIDGSFEGDIEVLGDLIIGVTGRVIATIKATNIHVSGAVKGELIATEQLQISQSGKVWGDITATALQIEPGGLFRGQSAMSAADEPLLLEAPKAVPV, from the coding sequence ATGGGCACTACCAAAAAACCAGCCGCGGCGCCGGTCGTGGCAACGGGTCGTTCCGAAACAAGTATTGGCGCAAATACCAGTATTGCCGGCTCACTCAAATGTGAAGGCAATATGCGCATCGATGGCTCGTTTGAGGGCGACATCGAGGTTCTGGGCGACCTGATCATCGGCGTGACGGGCCGTGTGATTGCTACCATCAAGGCGACCAATATTCATGTTTCGGGAGCGGTGAAGGGCGAGCTGATTGCCACCGAGCAGCTTCAAATCTCGCAGAGCGGCAAGGTCTGGGGCGATATTACCGCGACGGCGCTGCAAATCGAGCCGGGCGGCCTGTTCCGAGGCCAGAGCGCCATGTCTGCCGCCGACGAGCCGCTGCTGCTGGAAGCGCCCAAGGCTGTGCCCGTCTAA
- a CDS encoding septum formation initiator family protein, which yields MPRSQFRNLRPQIGPEVFARWGTRGVLLLLLLLAGGLMVGFVRMTWTQHQINQASERQRAENDVQRARNAALKGEAEFRESDVYAEQAAREQLGMAREGEIVLLPTIVAPASPQPSPQPSSVAAAAPGDAPPAVEEELRPNYQRWWQALFPETAVTP from the coding sequence ATGCCGCGCTCGCAGTTCCGCAATCTTCGTCCGCAGATCGGGCCTGAGGTGTTTGCACGCTGGGGCACCCGTGGTGTGCTCCTGCTGCTGCTGCTGCTGGCCGGCGGTCTGATGGTTGGGTTTGTGCGCATGACCTGGACGCAGCACCAGATCAACCAGGCCAGCGAGCGACAGCGCGCGGAGAACGATGTGCAGCGCGCCCGGAACGCCGCGCTGAAGGGCGAGGCCGAGTTTCGCGAGTCGGATGTGTACGCGGAGCAGGCGGCGCGCGAGCAGCTTGGTATGGCGCGCGAGGGCGAGATCGTGCTGCTGCCGACGATCGTCGCTCCGGCATCGCCGCAGCCATCGCCGCAGCCGTCAAGTGTGGCCGCAGCCGCACCCGGAGACGCGCCGCCCGCCGTGGAGGAAGAGTTGAGGCCGAACTATCAGCGATGGTGGCAGGCGCTCTTTCCAGAGACAGCCGTCACGCCCTAA
- a CDS encoding glycosyltransferase family 2 protein: protein MNVSVIVVTWNGLHVLRDCLAALARQTLPHELIVVDNGSHDATGAWLAQHAPQAKVIALLRNLGFAGGNNVGLRTATGEYLVLLNNDTIAAPDFLEQLVAPLADDPWIGSVAGVLTFAHQPQTIASAGIVVGRDALHRDLWALEPLGVLPSQPIEIFGASGGAVCYRRSALDEVGLLDEGYFNYLEDADLAWRLRLEGWRCVLAPAARVRHIYSATSVQGSPFKQRLLARNRLRLLARCLPLKLLRKHWWSIVRYDVLALGYGVLRWQPAVITGRLAALRELPALMTERRAIQSRRSVPGDALERWLVPPVSIREMLEEQRALAAVLRSA, encoded by the coding sequence ATGAACGTCTCCGTGATCGTCGTTACCTGGAACGGGCTGCATGTGCTGCGGGATTGTCTGGCGGCGCTGGCCCGGCAAACGCTGCCACACGAGCTGATCGTCGTGGATAACGGCTCGCACGACGCCACCGGCGCGTGGCTGGCGCAGCACGCGCCGCAGGCAAAGGTGATTGCGCTGCTGCGTAATCTCGGCTTTGCCGGAGGCAATAACGTCGGGCTGCGCACGGCGACAGGCGAGTATCTGGTGCTGCTGAACAACGACACGATCGCCGCGCCCGACTTTCTTGAGCAGCTTGTCGCGCCGCTGGCGGACGATCCGTGGATCGGATCGGTGGCGGGCGTGCTGACCTTCGCGCACCAGCCGCAGACGATCGCCTCGGCTGGAATCGTAGTGGGCCGCGATGCGCTGCACCGTGATCTGTGGGCGCTGGAGCCGCTCGGCGTGCTGCCGTCTCAGCCGATCGAGATCTTCGGCGCGAGCGGCGGGGCGGTGTGCTACCGGCGGTCCGCGCTCGACGAGGTGGGCCTGCTCGACGAAGGCTACTTCAACTACCTCGAAGATGCCGATCTGGCCTGGCGCTTGCGGCTCGAAGGCTGGCGCTGCGTGCTGGCTCCGGCGGCGCGAGTGCGTCATATCTACTCCGCGACGAGCGTGCAGGGATCGCCGTTCAAGCAGCGGCTGCTGGCGCGTAACCGGCTGCGGCTGCTCGCCCGCTGCCTACCCTTGAAGCTGCTGCGCAAGCACTGGTGGTCGATCGTCCGCTACGATGTGCTGGCGCTCGGCTATGGCGTGCTGCGCTGGCAGCCTGCGGTGATCACCGGACGGCTGGCCGCGCTACGTGAGCTGCCCGCGCTCATGACCGAGCGACGCGCGATCCAGTCGCGGCGATCTGTGCCGGGCGACGCGCTAGAGCGCTGGCTGGTGCCGCCTGTCTCGATCCGCGAAATGCTGGAGGAGCAGCGCGCGCTGGCGGCGGTATTGCGCAGCGCCTAG